The following DNA comes from Thermoproteales archaeon.
ATTGATGAGAGCTCTATATTCTCCTACTCCATCCCTAAATTTTCAGCCTCTAGAAAACCTAACAATTCCGCAAAAGTCATAAAAAATATAAACATAGCCACTAATAAGTAACATGGTATGTATTCTAAAATGGAAATAATCAAAATTGTGGATAAACAAGGAAGAGTGGTATTACCAAAAAAGTGGAGGCAAAAATATGCTAAAAAAGGAAGAGTTATCTTAAGGATAGAGGGGGAGAGGATAATCATAGAACCTTTCAAGCTTCCAAATTTAACAGAGTTCTTCGACTCTGTTGAAGTTGAAATCAAATCCGACCTCTCTGACTGGAAATCTGTGAGGAGGGAGCTACTTGAAACTCATTGACGTAAGCGTCTTCGTCCACGCATTTCTAAAGCCTAAGAGAAAACTCAAACCACACGAAGTCGAAATAAAGAAATCCGCGAAGACAATCGTGAAAAAGATAAACGAAGGCGAAGAAGTCGGCCTAACAGTTGTACAGTTAGCCGAAATCGCCAACATATTAGAAAGCTATATGCCCCTAGAAAAAGCATTACAGATAGAGAAATTCCTCCTATACGCTCCAAACATAAAAATATACGAAGTCGACAAGAAAAACTGCCTAAAAGCTCTAAAAACAGCCGAAGAAGAGAAAATAGGACTAAGCGACGCCATAGCATACATAATAATGCTCGAAAACAACATAAAAGAAATCTACTCTTTCGACAAAGACTTCGA
Coding sequences within:
- a CDS encoding AbrB/MazE/SpoVT family DNA-binding domain-containing protein codes for the protein MYSKMEIIKIVDKQGRVVLPKKWRQKYAKKGRVILRIEGERIIIEPFKLPNLTEFFDSVEVEIKSDLSDWKSVRRELLETH
- a CDS encoding type II toxin-antitoxin system VapC family toxin, which gives rise to MKLIDVSVFVHAFLKPKRKLKPHEVEIKKSAKTIVKKINEGEEVGLTVVQLAEIANILESYMPLEKALQIEKFLLYAPNIKIYEVDKKNCLKALKTAEEEKIGLSDAIAYIIMLENNIKEIYSFDKDF